The proteins below come from a single Oscillospiraceae bacterium genomic window:
- the trkA gene encoding Trk system potassium transporter TrkA: MRIVVIGLGKVGRALTAQLTAENNDIVVIDQNPDLIEDIVNIYDVRGVPGNGGSYEVQKEAFEDGADLLIATTSSDEINILACLVAKKLGTQHTIARIRNPEYEKQLRFMRDELGLSMIINPEKTTAREIARVLRFPSAIKREQFCRQRFELIEYRLTEDNPLVGLQLADLYRNIRVKILICAVARGSETIIPTGAFTLQAGDKIYLTASARDLESFFRRLNLFKEKANNVMIVGASRMAYYLVKELQDIQKRVTVIDSDAARCQEMSEKFPGVLVIHGDGADAELLSEERITEMDAFVALTGLDETNIILAMYASQMNSCKVVAKINRSSFADLATAKGMVDSVVSTASVTSESIAMYVRAMQNSFESENIKTLHRLVGGRVEALEFNVAPGLPFIGVPLKDLTLRKGLLVAGIVRRSGQTVIPSGNDALQEGDDVVIVTTDTTLHALRDIVK; the protein is encoded by the coding sequence ATGAGAATCGTGGTCATCGGCCTTGGCAAAGTCGGCCGTGCCTTGACCGCCCAGCTTACGGCGGAAAACAATGACATTGTCGTTATCGACCAGAACCCTGACCTGATCGAGGATATTGTAAACATCTATGATGTGCGCGGCGTGCCCGGCAACGGTGGCAGCTATGAGGTCCAGAAGGAGGCGTTCGAGGACGGTGCGGATCTTCTGATTGCCACGACCTCCAGCGATGAGATCAACATCCTTGCCTGCCTTGTGGCGAAAAAGCTCGGCACGCAGCACACCATTGCCCGTATCCGCAACCCGGAGTATGAGAAGCAGCTGCGCTTTATGCGCGATGAGCTGGGCCTGTCGATGATCATCAACCCGGAAAAGACCACCGCCCGCGAGATCGCGCGGGTGCTGCGCTTCCCCTCGGCCATCAAGCGTGAGCAGTTCTGCCGCCAGCGGTTTGAGCTGATCGAATACCGCCTGACCGAGGACAACCCGCTGGTCGGCCTGCAGCTGGCAGACCTCTACCGCAACATCCGCGTTAAGATCCTGATCTGTGCGGTCGCACGCGGCAGTGAGACGATCATACCCACCGGTGCCTTTACGCTGCAGGCAGGGGATAAGATCTACCTGACCGCCTCGGCCCGGGACCTTGAATCCTTCTTCCGCCGGCTGAACCTCTTTAAGGAGAAGGCAAACAATGTCATGATCGTCGGCGCAAGCCGGATGGCCTACTACCTCGTCAAGGAGCTGCAGGACATCCAGAAGCGCGTCACCGTCATCGACAGCGATGCGGCTCGCTGTCAGGAAATGAGCGAGAAGTTCCCCGGCGTGCTGGTCATCCACGGGGACGGTGCGGACGCCGAGCTGCTGAGCGAGGAGCGCATCACCGAGATGGACGCCTTTGTGGCGCTGACCGGTCTGGACGAGACGAACATCATTCTGGCAATGTATGCCTCCCAGATGAACTCCTGCAAGGTGGTGGCAAAGATCAACCGCAGCTCCTTTGCAGATCTGGCCACAGCCAAGGGCATGGTGGACAGTGTGGTCTCCACGGCATCGGTCACATCGGAGTCCATCGCCATGTATGTCCGCGCCATGCAGAACAGCTTTGAGTCGGAGAACATCAAGACGCTGCACCGCCTTGTGGGCGGCCGGGTCGAGGCGCTGGAGTTCAATGTGGCCCCGGGCCTGCCCTTCATCGGTGTGCCGCTCAAGGATCTGACGCTGCGCAAGGGCCTGCTGGTGGCAGGCATCGTGCGCCGCAGCGGCCAGACGGTCATTCCCTCCGGCAATGACGCCCTGCAGGAGGGGGACGATGTTGTCATCGTCACCACCGACACGACGCTGCACGCGCTGCGTGACATTGTAAAGTGA
- the rpsF gene encoding 30S ribosomal protein S6, which produces MAKYETMMVTTANLDEEASNALINKFKNLIAANGTIDSVDDWGKKRLAYPINDETEGVYTVISFTSEPDFPAELDRIFKITEGVLRSMTLAVEE; this is translated from the coding sequence ATGGCTAAGTACGAAACCATGATGGTTACCACCGCGAACCTCGACGAAGAGGCTTCCAACGCTCTGATCAACAAGTTCAAGAACCTGATCGCAGCGAATGGTACGATCGATTCTGTTGATGATTGGGGCAAGAAGCGTCTTGCTTACCCCATCAACGATGAGACCGAGGGTGTGTACACGGTGATCAGCTTCACCAGCGAGCCCGATTTCCCGGCTGAGCTGGACCGCATTTTCAAGATCACTGAGGGCGTTCTTCGCAGCATGACTCTTGCTGTTGAGGAGTAA
- a CDS encoding single-stranded DNA-binding protein, with protein sequence MLNVVAIMGRLAADPQLRQTTTGKNVASFRIACDRGRRDANGQSQADWLDVVAWDRTAEFVCKYFQKGSLIAIDGRLQSRQYQDKNGNNRTAIEIVANNVNFAAPKSANAAPMGDAGYGAPMAAPAARPAVQANPAPSYSAGSNDDFALIEDEGDLPF encoded by the coding sequence ATGCTGAATGTTGTTGCTATTATGGGCCGCCTTGCCGCGGACCCGCAGCTGCGCCAGACCACGACCGGCAAAAACGTCGCTTCGTTCCGCATCGCATGCGACCGCGGACGCCGCGACGCCAACGGCCAGAGTCAGGCTGACTGGCTGGATGTTGTTGCTTGGGATCGCACGGCAGAGTTTGTCTGCAAGTATTTCCAGAAGGGTTCTCTGATCGCTATTGACGGCCGTTTGCAGAGCCGCCAGTATCAGGACAAGAACGGCAACAACCGCACCGCGATTGAGATCGTGGCCAACAACGTCAACTTTGCCGCTCCTAAATCCGCAAACGCCGCACCGATGGGTGATGCCGGCTACGGCGCACCCATGGCAGCCCCCGCCGCCCGTCCTGCTGTGCAGGCCAATCCTGCGCCGAGCTATTCTGCCGGCAGCAATGATGACTTTGCACTGATCGAGGATGAGGGCGACCTGCCGTTCTAA
- the rpsR gene encoding 30S ribosomal protein S18 — protein sequence MAMDRSSRPMHRGRKKVCSFCVDRVDHIDYKDLPRLRKYVSERAKIIPRRVTGTCAFHQRELTVAIKRARYMALMPYVSD from the coding sequence ATGGCTATGGATCGTTCTTCTCGTCCGATGCATCGTGGCCGCAAGAAGGTTTGCTCCTTCTGCGTTGACCGCGTTGATCACATTGATTACAAGGATCTGCCCCGCCTGCGCAAGTACGTGAGCGAGCGCGCCAAGATCATTCCCCGCCGTGTGACCGGTACCTGCGCTTTCCATCAGCGTGAGCTGACGGTTGCCATCAAGCGTGCCCGCTACATGGCTCTGATGCCCTACGTCAGCGACTAA
- a CDS encoding PASTA domain-containing protein yields MPELLCPHCLQPLDNGYHGECVHCGRSLENRNPEGALPLGTQLGGKYTVGAYLSADGDGLSYRGVLNAEERFVLIKEYFPVTLCNGRSASGALMPKEEKEVLFKTSRMDFKDLYDDLHNLTPATGLSTILDVMEENNTVYAVEENEKGMTLSHYLHLRSRTLTPAETRTLLQPIMEGVALLHTSGLIHRGICPDNILLPIDGTARLTGYGTLALRTGGSELKSQLYPGYAAPEQYSAAEFSGRYTDVYALAAVCYRMVTGQTPVAAPQRRVRDSLESAHSLEAGVPTWFSQVLACAMRMDPAKRMQTVPELMSALTDPNVANAMFERGDNQISTRKIMAVSLVVIFVLVVLLLWSLAGGSSNGGTPSATPQPTAAAAAGENAEAATVPNLVGLRYTTDIKGNDAYSEFRIVMVEQGSDTVPQGVVISQDPPAGTEKLMEDQIIQIVVSSGPNLVEMPDIIGFTQANASKKLDALGIQYKMVMVDNDGTMAAGCVAKTDYTAGTKINTENVTVIVSIAGERDDTLVAQTGNAGESTPEPTPQPEE; encoded by the coding sequence ATGCCTGAACTCCTTTGCCCGCACTGCCTGCAGCCGCTGGACAACGGCTACCACGGCGAGTGCGTCCACTGCGGGCGCTCGCTGGAGAACCGCAACCCAGAGGGTGCGCTGCCCCTCGGCACCCAGTTGGGCGGCAAGTATACCGTGGGCGCATACCTGAGCGCCGACGGCGATGGCCTTTCCTACCGCGGTGTGCTGAACGCAGAAGAGCGCTTTGTTCTTATCAAGGAATATTTCCCGGTCACGCTCTGCAACGGGCGCAGCGCGTCAGGGGCACTGATGCCCAAGGAGGAAAAAGAAGTCCTTTTCAAGACGAGCCGCATGGACTTCAAGGACCTGTACGACGATCTGCACAACCTGACCCCGGCCACCGGCCTGTCCACCATCCTCGATGTCATGGAGGAAAACAACACGGTCTATGCTGTGGAGGAGAACGAGAAGGGCATGACCCTTTCCCACTATCTCCACCTGCGCAGCCGCACACTGACCCCCGCCGAGACGCGCACCCTGCTGCAGCCCATCATGGAGGGCGTGGCGCTGCTGCACACCTCCGGGCTGATCCACCGCGGCATCTGCCCGGACAATATCCTGCTGCCCATTGACGGCACGGCCCGCCTGACGGGCTACGGCACACTGGCCCTGCGCACCGGCGGCAGCGAGCTGAAAAGCCAGCTGTACCCGGGCTACGCCGCGCCGGAGCAATACTCCGCCGCCGAGTTCAGCGGCCGCTATACCGATGTTTACGCATTGGCGGCAGTCTGCTACAGGATGGTCACGGGGCAGACGCCGGTGGCTGCGCCCCAGCGCAGGGTGCGGGACAGTCTGGAGTCTGCCCATAGTCTGGAGGCAGGCGTCCCCACATGGTTCTCGCAGGTATTGGCCTGCGCCATGCGGATGGACCCCGCCAAGCGGATGCAGACTGTGCCCGAGCTGATGAGCGCCCTGACCGACCCGAATGTCGCCAACGCCATGTTTGAGCGGGGCGATAACCAGATCAGCACCCGCAAGATCATGGCGGTGTCGCTGGTCGTTATCTTTGTGCTGGTCGTGCTGCTGCTCTGGAGCCTTGCGGGCGGCAGCAGCAACGGCGGTACGCCGTCCGCCACGCCGCAGCCCACAGCGGCCGCAGCAGCAGGGGAGAATGCAGAAGCTGCGACCGTGCCGAACCTTGTGGGGCTGCGCTATACGACCGACATCAAGGGCAACGATGCCTACAGCGAATTCCGCATCGTCATGGTCGAGCAGGGCTCCGACACCGTGCCGCAGGGCGTTGTCATCAGTCAGGACCCGCCTGCGGGCACGGAAAAGCTGATGGAGGACCAGATCATCCAGATCGTAGTCAGCAGCGGCCCGAATCTTGTGGAGATGCCCGACATCATCGGCTTTACGCAGGCAAACGCCAGCAAAAAGCTGGACGCACTCGGCATCCAGTACAAGATGGTCATGGTCGATAATGATGGCACGATGGCCGCAGGCTGTGTGGCCAAGACCGACTATACGGCGGGCACCAAGATCAATACCGAGAATGTGACGGTAATCGTCAGCATTGCCGGGGAGCGTGACGATACGCTGGTGGCCCAGACGGGGAATGCGGGGGAGAGTACACCCGAACCGACCCCGCAGCCGGAAGAGTGA
- a CDS encoding YebC/PmpR family DNA-binding transcriptional regulator gives MSGHSKWNNIKRKKEKTDGARAKVFTKIGREIAVAVKEGGGNPASNSKLAALIAKAKANSVPNDNIQRIIKRAEGGDKTEYEAITYEGYGPGGIAVMVETLTDNRNRTAANMRHYFDKFGGNLGQMGCVGFMFTQKGVIVVDLEDKDPDELMMDALDAGADDFDAGEEAAEVTTSPENFTAVCEALEQKGYKFVSADVAQVPSTTTTLTDPDQLVQMGKLLDALDDDDDVQNAWHTLENEEDLDR, from the coding sequence ATGTCCGGACATAGCAAATGGAATAACATCAAACGCAAAAAGGAAAAAACTGACGGCGCCCGCGCCAAGGTTTTCACCAAGATCGGCCGTGAGATCGCCGTTGCCGTTAAGGAGGGCGGCGGCAACCCCGCCTCCAACTCCAAGCTGGCTGCGCTGATCGCCAAGGCCAAGGCCAACAGTGTGCCTAACGACAACATCCAGCGTATCATCAAGCGCGCCGAGGGCGGCGATAAGACGGAGTATGAGGCAATCACCTACGAGGGTTACGGCCCCGGCGGCATCGCCGTTATGGTCGAGACCCTGACCGATAACCGCAACCGCACGGCTGCCAACATGCGCCACTACTTTGACAAGTTCGGCGGCAATCTGGGCCAGATGGGCTGCGTTGGCTTTATGTTCACCCAGAAGGGCGTTATCGTCGTCGATCTCGAGGATAAGGATCCTGACGAGCTGATGATGGACGCGCTGGACGCCGGTGCCGATGACTTCGATGCAGGCGAGGAGGCCGCTGAGGTCACCACCAGCCCCGAGAACTTCACCGCTGTCTGCGAGGCACTCGAGCAGAAGGGCTACAAGTTTGTTTCTGCCGATGTGGCACAGGTGCCCTCCACCACCACCACGCTGACCGATCCCGATCAGCTGGTTCAGATGGGCAAGCTGCTGGATGCGCTGGATGACGATGACGATGTCCAGAACGCCTGGCACACCCTTGAGAACGAGGAAGACCTCGACCGCTAA
- a CDS encoding RsmF rRNA methyltransferase first C-terminal domain-containing protein gives MEFPKDFTAREKALLGDRFEELYTYATAQPARGVTVNTLRCTPDWFAAHTDFAAEPSKFCRTAFTTAADFRPGRHPWHHAGLLYAQEPSASAPAALLDVRPGMWVADLCAAPGGKTSQLAAALQGQGLLLANEFVAARAEILRQNLERMGVTNAVITNEDTANLAKALPGQFDRVLVDAPCSGEGMFRKEAVAAAQHSDALVAHCAELGAEILENAAALLAPGGVLVYSTCTFAPAEDEAQIAAFLAKHPEFTLCDLSGCGFGRPGEANRAPDHPDFHAEYTRRIWPADGGEGHFMAKLQKAADAEVPNQPKVKPPKAVKPPAEWLEFAKAYFPALASRPLAGAGEWLLLPAPGSEGLNTAKLRVVRGGVLAGSVLKKRFQPAHALFMAYGADCTNREELTLADPRTAAWLRGEEIDAATAQNGWCAVLVDGFPLGGGKVSGGRIKNHYPKGLRNLQ, from the coding sequence TTGGAATTTCCAAAGGATTTTACGGCGCGGGAGAAGGCGCTGCTGGGGGACCGCTTTGAGGAGTTGTATACCTACGCCACGGCGCAGCCTGCCCGCGGTGTGACGGTCAATACACTGCGCTGTACACCGGACTGGTTTGCGGCACACACGGATTTTGCCGCAGAACCGTCAAAATTCTGCCGTACTGCGTTCACCACGGCGGCAGACTTCCGCCCGGGGCGGCACCCGTGGCACCATGCGGGGCTGCTCTATGCGCAGGAGCCGAGTGCATCTGCCCCCGCCGCCTTGCTTGATGTGCGCCCCGGCATGTGGGTGGCGGACCTCTGCGCTGCGCCCGGTGGAAAAACCAGCCAGCTTGCGGCTGCCCTGCAGGGGCAGGGCCTGCTGCTGGCGAATGAGTTTGTGGCCGCCCGCGCCGAGATCCTGCGCCAGAATCTGGAGCGGATGGGCGTGACGAACGCCGTTATCACCAACGAGGACACCGCCAACCTTGCCAAAGCCCTGCCCGGGCAGTTTGACCGGGTGCTGGTCGATGCGCCCTGCTCCGGCGAGGGCATGTTCCGCAAGGAGGCGGTGGCTGCCGCCCAGCACAGTGACGCCCTTGTGGCCCACTGTGCAGAGCTGGGCGCGGAAATTTTAGAAAATGCTGCGGCCCTGCTGGCCCCGGGTGGCGTGCTGGTCTACTCGACCTGCACCTTTGCCCCGGCGGAGGACGAGGCGCAGATCGCAGCCTTTCTTGCAAAGCACCCCGAGTTCACCCTCTGCGACCTGTCCGGCTGCGGCTTTGGCCGCCCGGGCGAAGCAAACCGCGCCCCGGACCACCCGGATTTCCACGCCGAATATACCCGCCGCATCTGGCCAGCGGACGGCGGCGAGGGGCATTTTATGGCGAAGCTGCAAAAGGCCGCCGATGCCGAGGTGCCGAACCAGCCCAAGGTCAAGCCGCCCAAGGCGGTAAAACCCCCGGCGGAATGGCTGGAATTTGCCAAGGCTTATTTCCCGGCGCTGGCATCCCGCCCGCTGGCCGGGGCGGGGGAGTGGCTGCTGCTGCCCGCACCGGGCAGCGAGGGGCTGAACACCGCAAAGCTGCGCGTTGTGCGGGGCGGTGTGCTGGCGGGCAGTGTGCTGAAAAAGCGGTTCCAGCCGGCCCACGCGCTCTTTATGGCCTACGGCGCGGACTGCACGAACCGGGAGGAGCTGACGCTCGCCGACCCGCGCACCGCCGCCTGGCTGCGCGGCGAGGAGATCGATGCTGCCACCGCCCAAAACGGCTGGTGCGCCGTGCTGGTGGACGGCTTCCCGCTCGGCGGGGGCAAGGTCAGCGGCGGGCGCATCAAAAATCATTACCCAAAAGGGCTGCGCAACCTGCAATAA
- a CDS encoding cysteine--tRNA ligase: protein MLFETKSEVDIHEMSPLALAFVGDAVLELLVRARLVGTTRLQPNRLHTVATHYVSAHAQNRELELIEPMLTDAEAAVLRRGKNASKATVAKHATVQEYRASTGFECLLGWLYLQGKNDRIEELFNAMWDGYKPE, encoded by the coding sequence ATGCTGTTTGAAACGAAATCTGAAGTTGACATTCATGAGATGTCGCCGCTGGCACTGGCCTTTGTGGGCGATGCTGTGTTGGAGCTGCTGGTTCGCGCCCGTCTGGTGGGCACGACCCGCCTGCAGCCCAACCGGCTGCACACCGTGGCTACGCATTATGTAAGCGCCCACGCCCAGAACCGGGAGCTGGAGCTGATCGAGCCGATGCTGACCGACGCCGAGGCCGCCGTGCTGCGGCGCGGCAAAAACGCCAGCAAGGCCACGGTGGCCAAGCATGCCACCGTGCAGGAGTACCGCGCCTCCACCGGCTTTGAGTGCCTGCTGGGCTGGCTTTACCTGCAGGGCAAGAACGACCGTATTGAGGAACTGTTCAACGCGATGTGGGATGGGTATAAGCCGGAATAA
- the obgE gene encoding GTPase ObgE, with protein MATSNFIDTATIWLHAGKGGDGAVTFHREKFVAAGGPDGGDGGRGGDIIFVADDNLSTLMDFRYKRKYTAPDGENGRAKRMSGADGDDLVIRVPRGTVLKEAETDLVVADLTGSEPVVVAKGGRGGWGNSHFATPTRQIPKFAKPGLPGEDMHLKLELKVIADVGLIGFPNVGKSTLISIISAARPKIANYHFTTLTPVLGVVRVGPEQSFVCADIPGLIEGAAEGVGLGHDFLRHVERCRLLLHVVDVSGCEGRDPKADFEQINHELAGFSAELADRPQIVLGNKCDIATPEQVEEFKSYIEAQGLTFLPISAATRQGVDGLPALVYNRLKDLPPVKIYEAEYKRPDKSAQPTRPFTVERTGDHEFTVDAPWLERILAGTNVEDYESLQYFQTQLGDSGILDELVAQGVEEEDTIKIGEYEFDYLY; from the coding sequence ATGGCAACCAGTAATTTTATTGATACCGCCACGATCTGGCTGCACGCCGGCAAGGGCGGCGACGGCGCGGTGACCTTCCACCGCGAAAAATTCGTGGCGGCGGGCGGCCCGGACGGCGGTGACGGCGGCCGCGGCGGCGACATCATCTTTGTGGCGGACGATAACCTGTCCACCCTGATGGACTTCCGCTACAAGCGCAAATACACCGCACCCGACGGCGAGAACGGCCGTGCCAAGCGGATGAGCGGTGCGGACGGTGATGACCTTGTCATCCGCGTACCGCGCGGCACCGTGCTGAAGGAGGCCGAGACCGACCTCGTCGTGGCCGACCTGACCGGCTCCGAGCCAGTGGTCGTGGCCAAGGGCGGCCGCGGCGGCTGGGGCAACAGCCACTTTGCCACCCCGACCCGCCAGATCCCCAAGTTCGCCAAGCCCGGCCTGCCCGGTGAGGACATGCACCTCAAGCTTGAGCTGAAGGTCATTGCCGATGTGGGCCTGATCGGCTTCCCGAATGTAGGCAAGTCCACCCTCATCAGCATCATCTCGGCGGCGCGCCCCAAGATTGCAAACTACCACTTTACGACGCTGACCCCGGTGCTGGGCGTTGTCCGTGTCGGCCCCGAGCAGAGCTTTGTCTGCGCTGATATTCCGGGCCTGATCGAGGGCGCGGCAGAGGGTGTCGGTCTGGGCCATGACTTTTTGCGCCATGTCGAGCGCTGCCGCCTGCTGCTGCACGTCGTTGATGTCTCGGGCTGCGAGGGCCGCGACCCCAAGGCGGACTTTGAGCAGATCAACCACGAGCTGGCCGGCTTCAGCGCTGAGCTGGCCGACCGCCCGCAGATCGTGCTGGGCAACAAGTGCGACATTGCCACCCCGGAGCAGGTCGAGGAGTTCAAGAGCTATATCGAGGCGCAGGGCCTGACCTTCCTGCCGATCTCCGCCGCGACCCGTCAGGGCGTGGACGGCCTGCCCGCGCTGGTCTACAACCGCCTGAAGGACCTGCCCCCGGTCAAGATCTACGAGGCAGAGTACAAGCGCCCCGACAAGAGCGCCCAGCCTACCCGCCCCTTCACGGTGGAGCGCACCGGCGACCACGAGTTTACTGTCGATGCCCCTTGGCTGGAGCGTATCCTTGCCGGCACGAATGTCGAGGACTACGAGAGCCTGCAGTATTTCCAAACGCAGCTGGGTGATTCCGGTATTCTGGACGAGCTGGTCGCGCAGGGCGTTGAGGAAGAGGATACCATCAAGATCGGCGAATATGAGTTCGATTATCTGTATTGA
- the rpmA gene encoding 50S ribosomal protein L27: protein MAHKKGVGSTKNGRDSESKRLGVKRGDGQFVLAGNILVRQRGTHIHPGEGVGIGSDDTLFALVDGRVHFERMGRDRKRCTVKQ from the coding sequence ATGGCACATAAGAAAGGCGTAGGTTCTACCAAGAACGGCCGTGATTCCGAGTCCAAGCGCCTCGGCGTCAAGCGCGGCGACGGTCAGTTCGTTCTGGCCGGCAACATCCTGGTCCGTCAGCGCGGCACCCACATCCATCCGGGTGAGGGCGTTGGCATCGGCAGCGATGACACCCTGTTCGCTCTGGTCGATGGCCGCGTTCACTTCGAGCGCATGGGCCGTGACCGCAAGCGCTGCACGGTCAAGCAGTAA
- the rplU gene encoding 50S ribosomal protein L21, translated as MYAVIKTGGKQYSVKVGDVVYVEKLNAEDNSEVTFDQVLAVGEEGSVKVGAPVVEGASVVAKVVKTGKGKKLNILTYRPKKGSMVRKGHRQPYTKVEITAING; from the coding sequence ATGTACGCAGTTATCAAAACCGGTGGCAAGCAGTACAGCGTTAAGGTCGGCGACGTTGTTTATGTCGAGAAACTGAACGCTGAGGACAACAGCGAAGTCACCTTCGATCAGGTTCTCGCCGTTGGCGAGGAGGGCTCTGTCAAGGTCGGCGCTCCCGTTGTTGAGGGCGCTTCCGTTGTTGCCAAGGTCGTTAAGACCGGCAAGGGCAAGAAGCTCAACATCCTGACCTATCGTCCCAAGAAGGGCAGCATGGTCCGCAAGGGTCATCGTCAGCCCTACACCAAGGTGGAAATCACCGCGATCAACGGCTAA
- a CDS encoding prolipoprotein diacylglyceryl transferase yields the protein MYESIWCLVGFLALAAFFKKRRFNGQIFLGYVIWYGLGRAWIEGLRTDSLLIGSTGLRASQLVAIGSVLAAAVLMVIGLRSAKGKNADRHAGCEGH from the coding sequence TTGTATGAGAGCATCTGGTGTCTGGTCGGCTTTCTTGCGCTGGCTGCGTTCTTTAAAAAACGGCGCTTCAACGGGCAGATCTTCCTCGGGTATGTCATCTGGTACGGCCTCGGCCGCGCATGGATCGAGGGGCTGCGCACCGACTCGCTGCTGATCGGCAGCACGGGGCTGCGGGCCAGCCAGCTGGTGGCCATCGGCTCGGTGCTCGCGGCAGCTGTGCTGATGGTCATCGGCCTGCGCAGCGCCAAGGGAAAAAACGCTGACCGTCACGCTGGCTGTGAGGGACATTAA
- the lgt gene encoding prolipoprotein diacylglyceryl transferase, translating into MIYHVQFPGLGLDLTVNRVALSIGGFNIYWYGVIIAAGMLLAMLYAFRNAVDYGIDSDRLVDVVAIGTVMAIVCARIYYVAMAPFAYQSIWEMIDIRKGGIAIYGAVLGAFIFGGLAAKWRKVPLLPLFDLVSLGFLIGQGIGRWGNFVNQEAFGTNTTLPWGMYNGQIFSGMSSISDPVHGQIVLGMSSPVHPTIFV; encoded by the coding sequence ATGATCTATCATGTGCAATTTCCCGGGTTGGGCCTTGACCTGACCGTGAACCGGGTGGCGCTGTCCATCGGCGGGTTCAATATCTATTGGTACGGCGTTATCATTGCGGCGGGTATGCTGCTGGCAATGCTCTACGCCTTCCGCAATGCCGTGGACTACGGCATTGACTCCGACCGGCTGGTCGATGTGGTGGCCATCGGCACTGTGATGGCCATCGTATGCGCCCGCATCTACTATGTGGCTATGGCGCCCTTTGCCTACCAGAGCATCTGGGAGATGATCGACATCCGTAAGGGCGGCATCGCCATCTACGGCGCGGTCCTCGGCGCATTTATCTTTGGCGGGCTGGCCGCCAAATGGCGCAAGGTGCCGCTGCTGCCGCTGTTTGATCTTGTCTCGCTGGGGTTCCTCATCGGGCAGGGTATCGGCCGCTGGGGCAACTTCGTCAATCAGGAGGCGTTCGGCACAAACACAACGCTGCCCTGGGGCATGTACAACGGGCAGATCTTCTCGGGTATGTCATCTATCTCCGATCCGGTCCACGGGCAGATCGTCCTCGGTATGTCATCTCCGGTGCATCCCACAATTTTTGTATGA